The following coding sequences lie in one Arachis hypogaea cultivar Tifrunner chromosome 4, arahy.Tifrunner.gnm2.J5K5, whole genome shotgun sequence genomic window:
- the LOC140184105 gene encoding uncharacterized protein, giving the protein MANKKDKALMSSISMRDIIYEQEEQIELDLCQSQLVSSIKTSRGLKGENIKVLGEETLAAIPPPHQHIQHLNPPFANQNTQPIRKRKKEGKKEGKRGRGPLRRRRGRGRKLSAPCHHISSSPPCCFAVHEESPLLPIRHKPPSLVNDEERESREKEWVATPSRRRHPPRTAAEPAEQEPIATVRTSIAVREASMSVAVELISERKRVAGEREKCCTAVPYCSATATPCRHRSCHRRFSPPRGSLVYVAASVTGLIIELWITVLVVAGLPFKKRRN; this is encoded by the exons ATGGCGAATAAGAAAGACAAAGCTTTAATGTCAAGCATCTCAATGAGAGATATCATCtatgaacaagaagagcaaattGAATTAGATCTTTGTCAATCCCAATTAGTATCATCTATAAAGACAAGTAGAGGATTGAAAGGTGAAAATATcaaagttttaggggag GAAACATTAGCCGCCATACCTCCCCCTCACCAACACATACAGCATCTGAACCCCCCTTTTGCCAACCAAAATACACAACCTAtcaggaaaagaaagaaagaaggaaagaaagaagggaagagggGAAGGGGACCGCTGAGGAGAAGGAGAGGAAGAGGAAGGAAACTGTCCGCGCCCTGCCACCACATCAGTTCCTCGCCGCCATGCTGCTTCGCCGTCCATGAGGAGTCGCCGTTGCTGCCGATCCGCCACAAGCCACCATCGCTAGTCAACGACGAAGAGAGAGAGAGCCGCGAGAAGGAGTGGGTCGCGACACCCAGTCGCCGTCGTCATCCTCCCCGCACCGCCGCCGAGCCCGCTGAGCAGGAGCCCATCGCCACCGTTCGCACCTCTATCGCCGTCCGAGAAGCTTCCATGTCCGTTGCCGTCGAGCTCATTAGTGAGAGAAAGAGAGTTGCAGGTGAGAGGGAAAAGTGTTGCACCGCTGTTCCTTACTGTTCAGCCACCGCCACGCCTTGTCGTCACCGGAGTTGCCACCGCCGCTTCTCACCGCCGAGGGGAAGCCTTGTCTACGTTGCTGCCTCAGTCACCG GCTTAATTATAGAATTATGGATTACTGTTTTAGTCGTTGCTGGTTTACCATTCAAAAAAAGGCGTAACTGA